In the Pseudoliparis swirei isolate HS2019 ecotype Mariana Trench chromosome 19, NWPU_hadal_v1, whole genome shotgun sequence genome, one interval contains:
- the pdgfrb gene encoding platelet-derived growth factor receptor beta, whose protein sequence is MRRVTASMLHLTVTVTALLFFCTKLRCLEITPDDKELVLAEGSSLTLTCSGSEDTTWEFKRDHVPYFQAEQVQNDGQSYQIVQSSVTSSVLTLWNVSWTHTGVYQCTDLLTGETKEVAVFVPDPDVWFIESSHGMVTKTSEESTIPCVVTNPNITVTLFEKETDLPIEGLYVPSEGYKALLEDRTYVCRGELNNEVKESQAFNVFSIAVPEAIDAYINASKTILIQGEPLTVNCTVHGVELVYFSWDFPNRDVVDVEPLTDFLPLMTMRSCLIFPSATVAHSGHYVCHVEESTQDQRASASIDITVLERGFVDVKTAPQKNISAKLQENVQLRVEIEAYPPPQVRWSKDGASIKGDKTITTRREHGIRYVTLLTLVRVRKEQKGRYSVLVTNGDDTKEVTFDLEVQVPSQIKDLTDHHLPGKRHLVTCVAEGVPTPTIQWYSCDSMHRCSNQTALWQPLIPELEVLSIRTNVTYSETHKTSQVRSQVTFHKPQQVTVRCETSNQAGLVDRRDVKLVSSTLYSQVAVLAAVLALVVIIIISIIVLVAVWRKKPRYEIRWKVIESVSQDGHEYIYVDPIHLPYDLAWEMPRDNLVLGRTLGSGAFGRVVEATAYGLGHSQSSTKVAVKMLKSTAKRSETQALMSELKIMSHLGPHLNIVNLLGACTKNGPLYLITEYCRYGDLVDYLHRNKHTLLQDKPEKNQDDGCLISGGSTPLSQRKGYVSFGSESDGGYMDMSKDEPTIYMPMQEQMDTIMYADIQPSAYESPYQQDIYQEQGGSRLDLAISDSSTLTHDDLLGFSYQVAKGMEFLASKNCVHRDLAARNVLICEGKLVKICDFGLARDIMHDSNYISKGSTFLPLKWMAPESIFHNLYTTLSDVWSYSILLWEIFTLGGTPYPDLPMNELFYSALKRGYRMAKPAHATDEVYDIMKKCWDEKYEKRPEFSFLVHSVGNMLADSYKKKYSQVNDDFLKSDHPAVTRTKPRLSSPFPIANPAIGAPSPHYLPPDTYNQSLSPGEYRQEADTQEVRTSNNEYIIPIPDPKPEDVFPDMPSESPASSLALEEEIDATSRDTADTLPEEDRLEETNERDALLGLSGTPEVEDSFL, encoded by the exons ATGAGGAGGGTGACGGCATCCATGCTCCATCTGACTGTCACAGTTACAG CTCTACTTTTTTTCTGCACCAAGCTGCGTTGTCTGGAGATCACGCCCGATGACAAGGAGCTCGTCCTGGCTGAgggctcctctctcaccctcacgTGCTCCGGCTCAGAAGACACAACGTGGGAGTTCAAGAGGGACCATGTGCCGTACTTCCAAGCGGAACAAGTTCAAAACGATGGTCAAAGCTACCAAATTGTGCAAAGCAGCGTCACATCCAGTGTTTTGACCTTGTGGAACGTGAGCTGGACACACACGGGAGTGTATCAGTGCACCGACCTACTCACTGGAGAAACTAAGGAGGTGGCTGTTTTTGTCCCAG ACCCTGATGTGTGGTTCATCGAGAGCTCACACGGCATGGTAACAAAGACCAGTGAGGAGAGCACCATCCCCTGCGTGGTGACCAATCCCAACATCACTGTCACCCTGTTTGAGAAAGAGACGGATCTGCCCATCGAGGGGCTTTATGTTCCTAGTGAGGGGTACAAGGcactgctggaggacaggaCCTATGTGTGTCGGGGAGAGCTGAACAACGAGGTGAAAGAGTCTCAGGCCTTCAACGTCTTCAGCATTGCGG TCCCCGAGGCCATCGACGCCTACATCAATGCGTCAAAGACCATCCTGATACAGGGAGAACCGCTGACAGTAAACTGCACAGTGCACGGAGTGGAGCTGGTGTATTTTTCCTGGGATTTCCCCAACAGAGAT GTTGTTGATGTGGAGCCACTGACAGACTTCCTGCCTCTCATGACCATGCGATCCTGCCTGATCTTCCCTAGTGCCACGGTGGCCCACAGCGGACACTACGTCTGCCATGTCGAAGAGAGTACCCAAGACCAGAGGGCCTCTGCCAGCATCGACATCACTGTGCTCG aGCGAGGCTTCGTGGATGTGAAGACTGCTCcgcaaaaaaatatttcagcCAAGCTGCAAGAGAACGtgcagttgagagtggagatTGAGGCCTATCCTCCCCCCCAGGTCCGCTGGAGCAAAGACGGCGCCTCAATCAAGGGAGATAAAACCATCACAACCAGACGAGAGCATGGGATCAG GTATGTCACTCTGCTCACCTTGGTGAGAGTGAGGAAGGAGCAGAAAGGCCGCTACTCTGTCCTTGTCACAAACGGAGATGACACAAAggaagtgacctttgacctggagGTCCAAG TTCCCTCTCAGATTAAAGACCTGACTGACCACCACCTCCCTGGGAAAAGACACTTGGTGACCTGTGTCGCTGAGGGGGTCCCAACCCCGACCATCCAGTGGTACAGCTGTGACAGCATGCACCG GTGTAGCAACCAAACAGCGCTGTGGCAGCCGCTGATACCAGAGCTGGAGGTGCTGAGCATCCGGACCAATGTCACCTACAGCGAGACTCACAAAACCAGCCAGGTGCGGAGCCAGGTGACCTTCCACAAGCCCCAGCAGGTCACCGTGCGCTGTGAGACCAGCAACCAAGCAGGACTCGTCGACAGAAGAGACGTCAAACTGGTGTCCAGCA CACTCTACTCCCAGGTGGCAGTATTGGCTGCTGTTTTAGCCTtagtggttattattatcatatctATCATCGTCCTCGTTGCTGTGTGGAGAAAG AAACCTCGCTATGAGATCAGATGGAAGGTGATAGAGTCAGTGAGCCAGGACGGTCATGAGTACATCTATGTGGACCCCATCCACCTGCCCTACGACCTGGCCTGGGAAATGCCAAGAGACAACCTGGTGCTCG GTCGCACTCTTGGATCAGGAGCCTTTGGCAGGGTGGTCGAGGCCACTGCATATGGTCTCGGTCATTCCCAGTCCAGCACAAAAGTGGCCGTGAAAATGCTAAAAT CTACAgccaagaggagtgagactcaGGCTCTGATGTCAGAGTTGAAGATCATGAGTCACCTGGGTCCTCACCTCAACATCGTCAACTTGCTGGGAGCTTGCACCAAAAATG GACCTCTGTATCTGATTACGGAGTACTGTCGCTATGGCGACCTGGTGGACTACCTGCACAGGAACAAGCACACCCTCCTGCAGGACAAGCCAGAGAAGAACCAAGACGACGGCTGCCTCATCTCTGGAGGGAGCACTCCGCTCAGCCAGAGGAAAGG CTACGTGTCCTTTGGAAGTGAGAGTGATGGAGGATATATGGACATGAGTAAAGACGAGCCCACCATCTACATGCCCATGCAGGAGCAGATGGACACCATCATGTACGCGGACATACAACCCTCTGCATACGAGTCGCCCTACCAGCAGGACATCTATCAGGAACAAG GTGGCAGCAGACTGGACCTGGCCATCAGCGACTCCTCCACTCTCACCCACGACGACCTGTTGGGCTTCAGCTATCAAGTGGCAAAGGGGATGGAGTTTCTCGCCTCCAAGAAT TGTGTCCATAGGGACCTTGCTGCCAGGAATGTGCTGATCTGCGAGGGCAAACTGGTGAAGATCTGTGACTTTGGCCTGGCCAGAGACATCATGCATGATTCCAACTACATCTCTAAAGGCAGC ACCTTCTTGCCCCTGAAGTGGATGGCACCAGAAAGTATTTTCCATAATTTGTACACCACCCTGAGCGACGTGTGGTCATACAGCATTCTTCTGTGGGAGATCTTCACACTGG GAGGAACCCCTTACCCTGACTTGCCCATGAATGAGTTGTTCTACAGTGCTTTGAAGCGAGGCTACCGGATGGCCAAACCTGCACACGCCACTGATGAAGT TTATGACATCATGAAGAAGTGCTGGGACGAGAAGTATGAGAAAAGGCCGGAGTTCTCCTTCCTGGTCCACAGCGTTGGGAACATGCTGGCCGACAGCTATAAAAAG AAATACAGCCAAGTCAATGACGACTTCCTGAAGAGTGACCACCCGGCAGTCACTCGCACCAAACCCAGactctcctccccctttccgATCGCCAACCCAGCCATTGGCGCCCCTTCCCCCCATTACCTCCCCCCGGACACCTACAACCAGAGCCTGAGCCCCGGAGAATACCGACAAGAggcagacacacaggaagtcagaaCTTCGAACAACGAATACATCATTCCCATCCCCGACCCTAAGCCAGAGGACGTTTTCCCTGATATGCCGTCAGAAAGCCCTGCAAG CTCTctggctctggaggaggagatcgaCGCCACGTCGCGAGACACGGCGGACACTCTCCCGGAGGAGGACAGGCTGGAGGAGACCAATGAGAGAGACGCTCTGTTGGGTCTTTCTGGTACACCTGAGGTAGAAGATAGCTTCTTGTAG